A single genomic interval of Heterodontus francisci isolate sHetFra1 chromosome 45, sHetFra1.hap1, whole genome shotgun sequence harbors:
- the LOC137356281 gene encoding histone H1-like → MSLQAIKKALRVKGVDVEKSKFPIKQSIKRLVAKDFLVQTKGTGASVSSKKTAAKKVSTKKTAAKKVTSKKTATPKKAVKKATLPKKSPAKNANKAKRATGGKPPKKVQSSRGGKKPKAAKAQKAAPGKK, encoded by the exons atgtcactgcaggcaataaagaaggctctgcgtgttaaaggtgtcgatgtggagaagagcAAGTTCccaatcaagcaaagtatcaagcggcttgtggcgaaagacttcctggtgcagacgaagggcacgggggcctccg tgagcagcaagaagacagcagccaagaaagtgagcaccaagaagacagcagccaagaaagtgaccaGCAAGAAGACAGCAACGCCAAAGAAGGCGGTAAAGAAAGCAACGCTTCCAAAAAAATCTCCAGCGAAGAATGCTAATAAAGCCAAGAGGGCCACGGGCGGAAAGCCGCCCAAGAAAGTCCAATCATCAAGGGGCGGGAAgaagccgaaagcagcaaaggctcagaaagcagcccctggaaagaagtga